The Salinispora tropica CNB-440 genome has a window encoding:
- the gltB gene encoding glutamate synthase large subunit, whose amino-acid sequence MAVPYPHRIPQQVPHPGPNGSTAGLYDPAYERDACGVAFVADLRGRRSHGVVANGLAALRRLDHRGARGAEPNTGDGAGILIQVPDALLRAVVDFPLPPIGEYATGLVFLPDDDEAELRARRVVEKYALVEGADLLGWRDVPVDPAGLGATAHAAMPRVRQIFVTAHRLTDSTTGPAGSRLTGLELERVAYCVRRQAERESAERGVPAYFPSLSGRTMVWKGMLTPDQLPEFYPELTDERMCSAIALVHSRFSTNTFPSWPLAHPFRFIAHNGEINTIRGNRNWMQARESMLAGGAGAALPGNIRRIFPVCTPGVSDSANFDEVLELLHLAGRSLPHAVLMMIPEAWENDPDMPADQRAFYRFHASLMEPWDGPASVAFTDGEIVGAVLDRNGLRPGRWWQTSDGLVVLGSEAGVLDLDPATVVAKGRLQPGRMFLVDTVGGRIVHDDEIKAELAAAQPYEEWLHAGLIELTDLPAREHIVYTHDSVRRRQQAFGYTEEELKILLAPMARVGAEPIGSMGTDTPISPLSTRPRLLYDYFHQLFAQVTNPPLDAIREELVTSLQSTVGPEGNLLDPGPASCRQLELPYPVIDNDELAKILSIDEDGNLPGFKAVRVSGLYRIREGGAGIRARLTEICRHVSEAIEDGVRILVLSDRDSNANLAPIPSLLLTAAVHQHLVREQTRTQVSLIVESGDCREVHHAAVLVGYGAVAVNPYLAFESVEDMISTGALVGVEPGTAVRNYVRALGKGVLKIMSKMGISTVSSYCGAQVFEAVGLDSQLIERYFRGTPSKIGGIDLDGIHVEVAARHALAWPAPGAATSDRLDVGGEYQWRREGELHLFNPETVFLLQHATRSRQYDVFRAYTSKVDALAAQGGALRGRFALRTGVRPPVPIEEVEPASEIVRRFATGAMSYGSISVEAHETLAVAMNRLGGKSNTGEGGEDVQRLYDPTRRSAVKQIASGRFGVTTEYLVNADDLQIKMAQGAKPGEGGQLPGNKVWPWIARTRHATPGVGLISPPPHHDIYSIEDLAQLVHDLKCVNPAARVHVKLVSEVGVGTVAAGVAKLKADVILISGHDGGTGASPLNSLKHAGTPWELGLAEAQQTLLLNKLRDRVTVQVDGQLKTGRDVLVAALLGAEEFGFATAPLIVEGCVMMRVCHLDTCPVGIATQNPVLRERFTGRPEFVENFFLFLAEEVRGYLAELGLRSIDEAIGRTELLDVAPAVDHWKAVGIDLSPVLRLPELPEETARRGVRAQDHGLGLALDNELIALAEPALRAGSRVRTQLSVRNEHRSVGAMLGGEVVRRHGGAGLPTDTIEFDLHGTVGQSFGAFLPSGVTLRLHGDANDYVGKGLSGGRLVLRPDRASPFVNVETMPGRRAEDQIIAGNTILYGATAGEVFLRGRVGERFAVRNSGAAAVVEGVGDHGCEYMTGGTIVVLGPTGRNFAAGMSGGTAFVWRLDRRRVNTELVDLTPLSEQEQATLYDLVQRHFTETDSAVAEDLLKRWSEAVEEFTAVVPRDYRRVLEIMRAAEAAGYDVDDAVMSALAAPATQPTSSGPSTPVSPVSQMAAQEVARA is encoded by the coding sequence GTGGCCGTTCCGTACCCGCACCGCATCCCGCAGCAGGTTCCGCACCCCGGCCCGAACGGGTCCACAGCCGGGCTCTACGACCCCGCGTACGAACGTGACGCGTGCGGGGTGGCGTTCGTGGCGGACCTGCGTGGCCGGCGGTCGCACGGGGTGGTGGCGAACGGGCTCGCCGCTCTGCGCCGGCTGGACCATCGGGGTGCCCGGGGCGCGGAGCCGAACACCGGCGACGGCGCGGGAATCCTGATCCAGGTGCCGGACGCGCTGCTGCGTGCGGTGGTGGACTTCCCGCTGCCCCCGATCGGCGAGTACGCGACCGGCCTGGTCTTTCTGCCCGATGACGACGAGGCCGAGCTTCGAGCCCGTCGGGTGGTGGAGAAGTACGCGTTGGTCGAGGGAGCCGACCTGCTTGGGTGGCGGGACGTGCCGGTGGACCCGGCTGGCCTGGGCGCGACGGCGCATGCGGCGATGCCCCGGGTCCGGCAGATCTTCGTCACCGCGCACCGGCTTACCGACTCGACGACGGGCCCGGCTGGTTCCCGGTTGACCGGCCTCGAGCTGGAGCGAGTGGCGTACTGCGTCCGGAGGCAGGCCGAGCGGGAGTCGGCGGAGCGCGGCGTGCCGGCATACTTTCCGTCGCTGTCCGGCCGCACGATGGTCTGGAAGGGCATGCTCACACCGGACCAGCTGCCGGAGTTCTACCCGGAGCTGACCGACGAGCGGATGTGCAGCGCCATCGCGCTGGTGCACTCCCGCTTCTCCACGAACACGTTCCCGTCCTGGCCCCTGGCGCACCCGTTCCGGTTTATCGCCCACAACGGCGAGATCAACACCATCCGGGGCAACCGGAACTGGATGCAGGCGAGGGAGTCGATGCTCGCCGGTGGAGCCGGTGCGGCACTGCCGGGCAACATTCGTCGGATTTTCCCGGTCTGCACGCCGGGCGTGTCCGACTCGGCCAACTTTGACGAGGTCCTGGAGTTGCTGCACCTGGCGGGGCGAAGCCTGCCGCACGCGGTGTTGATGATGATTCCGGAGGCCTGGGAGAACGACCCGGACATGCCCGCCGACCAACGGGCCTTCTACCGGTTCCACGCCAGCCTGATGGAGCCCTGGGACGGGCCGGCCTCGGTGGCGTTCACCGACGGCGAGATTGTCGGGGCGGTGCTGGATCGCAACGGCCTGCGTCCCGGCCGCTGGTGGCAGACCTCCGACGGGCTGGTCGTGCTCGGCAGCGAGGCGGGCGTGCTGGACCTGGATCCGGCCACCGTGGTTGCCAAGGGGCGCCTGCAGCCCGGGCGGATGTTCCTGGTGGACACCGTGGGCGGCCGGATCGTGCACGACGACGAGATCAAGGCCGAGCTGGCGGCGGCCCAACCGTACGAGGAGTGGCTCCACGCCGGCCTCATCGAGCTGACCGACCTGCCGGCCCGGGAGCACATCGTCTACACCCATGACTCGGTACGCCGCCGGCAACAGGCGTTCGGCTACACCGAGGAGGAGCTGAAGATTCTCCTCGCGCCGATGGCGCGAGTCGGAGCCGAGCCGATTGGCTCGATGGGCACGGACACCCCGATCTCCCCGCTGTCCACCCGACCCCGGTTGCTCTACGACTACTTCCACCAGCTCTTCGCCCAGGTTACGAACCCGCCGCTGGATGCCATCCGAGAGGAGTTGGTGACCAGCCTCCAGTCCACGGTCGGGCCGGAGGGCAACCTGCTCGACCCGGGTCCGGCGAGCTGCCGGCAGCTCGAGCTCCCCTATCCGGTGATCGACAACGACGAGCTGGCAAAGATCCTCTCGATCGACGAGGACGGGAACCTCCCCGGATTCAAGGCGGTCCGGGTCTCCGGCCTGTACCGGATCCGGGAGGGCGGCGCGGGCATTCGGGCGCGGCTGACCGAGATCTGTCGGCACGTCTCCGAGGCCATCGAGGATGGCGTGCGCATCCTCGTCCTCTCGGATCGGGACTCCAACGCCAACCTCGCCCCAATCCCGTCGCTGCTGCTGACCGCGGCGGTGCACCAGCATCTGGTTCGGGAACAGACCCGAACCCAGGTGTCGCTGATCGTGGAGTCCGGCGACTGCCGGGAGGTCCACCACGCGGCCGTGCTGGTCGGGTACGGCGCGGTGGCGGTCAACCCGTACCTGGCGTTCGAGTCGGTGGAGGACATGATCTCGACCGGCGCGCTGGTCGGCGTCGAGCCGGGCACCGCGGTTCGCAACTACGTCAGGGCGCTCGGCAAGGGCGTTTTGAAGATCATGTCCAAGATGGGTATCTCGACCGTGTCGTCGTACTGCGGTGCCCAGGTCTTCGAGGCGGTTGGGCTGGACAGCCAACTGATCGAGCGGTATTTCCGGGGCACGCCCAGCAAGATCGGCGGGATTGACCTGGACGGGATTCACGTCGAGGTCGCTGCTCGACACGCCCTCGCCTGGCCGGCGCCGGGGGCGGCGACGAGCGACCGACTGGATGTTGGTGGCGAGTACCAGTGGCGGCGCGAGGGCGAGCTGCACCTGTTCAACCCGGAGACCGTCTTCCTGCTCCAGCACGCCACCCGCAGCCGGCAGTACGACGTGTTCCGGGCGTACACCTCGAAGGTTGACGCCCTGGCCGCCCAGGGGGGCGCGCTGCGGGGGCGGTTCGCGCTGCGCACCGGAGTGCGCCCGCCGGTGCCGATCGAGGAGGTCGAGCCGGCCAGCGAGATCGTTCGGCGCTTCGCTACCGGCGCCATGTCTTACGGGTCGATCTCGGTGGAGGCGCACGAGACCCTCGCGGTCGCGATGAATCGGCTCGGCGGCAAGTCCAACACCGGCGAGGGGGGCGAAGACGTCCAGCGGCTGTACGATCCGACCCGTCGTTCGGCGGTCAAGCAGATCGCCAGCGGCCGGTTCGGGGTCACCACCGAGTACCTGGTGAACGCCGATGACCTGCAGATCAAGATGGCACAGGGTGCCAAGCCCGGTGAGGGCGGCCAACTTCCCGGGAACAAGGTCTGGCCGTGGATCGCCCGGACTCGTCACGCCACCCCCGGGGTCGGCCTGATCTCCCCGCCACCACACCACGACATCTACTCCATCGAGGACCTGGCCCAGCTCGTTCATGACCTCAAGTGCGTCAACCCGGCGGCGCGGGTGCACGTCAAGCTGGTCAGCGAGGTCGGGGTGGGCACGGTGGCGGCGGGCGTGGCGAAGCTGAAGGCCGATGTCATCCTCATCTCCGGGCATGACGGCGGCACCGGCGCGTCCCCGCTGAACTCGCTCAAGCACGCGGGCACCCCGTGGGAGCTGGGCCTGGCCGAGGCGCAGCAGACGCTGCTGCTCAACAAGCTCCGTGACCGGGTCACCGTGCAGGTTGACGGCCAGCTCAAGACCGGTCGGGACGTGCTGGTCGCGGCCCTGCTCGGCGCGGAGGAGTTCGGCTTCGCCACCGCCCCGCTGATCGTCGAGGGCTGCGTGATGATGCGGGTCTGTCATCTGGACACCTGCCCGGTCGGCATCGCCACCCAGAACCCGGTGCTGCGCGAGCGGTTCACTGGCCGGCCGGAGTTCGTGGAGAACTTCTTCCTCTTCCTCGCCGAGGAGGTTCGTGGGTACCTCGCCGAGCTGGGTCTGCGCTCGATCGACGAGGCGATCGGCCGGACCGAACTGCTCGATGTCGCCCCCGCGGTCGATCACTGGAAGGCGGTCGGCATCGACCTGAGCCCCGTCCTGCGCCTGCCGGAGCTACCCGAGGAGACCGCCCGGCGGGGCGTCCGCGCCCAGGACCACGGTCTTGGGCTGGCGTTGGACAACGAGCTGATCGCGCTCGCCGAGCCGGCGTTGCGCGCCGGGTCCCGGGTACGGACACAGCTGTCGGTGCGCAACGAGCACCGCAGCGTCGGCGCGATGCTCGGGGGTGAGGTGGTCCGTCGCCACGGCGGGGCCGGCCTGCCCACCGACACGATCGAGTTTGACCTGCACGGCACCGTCGGGCAGTCGTTCGGTGCGTTCCTGCCATCCGGTGTCACCCTGCGCCTGCACGGCGACGCCAACGACTACGTCGGCAAGGGCCTCTCCGGTGGGCGGCTGGTGCTTCGCCCGGATCGGGCCTCGCCCTTTGTCAACGTGGAGACCATGCCGGGCCGGCGGGCGGAGGATCAGATCATCGCCGGCAACACCATCCTCTACGGCGCCACGGCAGGTGAGGTCTTCCTCCGCGGTCGGGTGGGGGAGCGGTTCGCGGTACGCAACTCCGGGGCGGCAGCTGTCGTCGAGGGCGTCGGCGACCACGGCTGCGAGTACATGACCGGCGGCACCATCGTAGTGCTGGGGCCGACGGGGCGGAACTTCGCGGCCGGGATGTCCGGTGGGACCGCGTTCGTGTGGCGGTTGGATCGCCGGCGGGTCAACACGGAGTTGGTGGACCTGACGCCCCTGAGTGAGCAGGAGCAGGCGACCCTCTACGACCTGGTCCAGCGGCACTTCACCGAGACCGACTCGGCGGTCGCCGAGGACTTGCTCAAACGCTGGTCGGAGGCGGTGGAGGAGTTCACCGCCGTGGTGCCCCGAGACTATCGCCGGGTGCTGGAGATCATGCGGGCTGCCGAAGCCGCCGGCTACGACGTGGACGACGCGGTGATGAGTGCCCTGGCGGCGCCGGCAACGCAGCCCACGTCGTCCGGACCGTCCACGCCGGTGTCGCCCGTCTCGCAGATGGCCGCCCAGGAGGTAGCTCGTGCCTGA
- a CDS encoding FAD-dependent oxidoreductase, giving the protein MRSAVVVGAGVGGLAVAGALARSGWQVTLVEGADRIRPEPTAVVLWPNGVRALRALGLGAGLDAIATPLASSGVRRPDGHQLVRPRPVAADRSPVVVHQEDLHDALIAGLGDGVELRTGVTLRSIRAESGARPSVGDGRYTYEADLVVAADGIDSVARAQLAPEAAVVSCGSAAWRAVIPWYRAPQLPADLPPTGEILGAGYRFIYVSLGERGSSGASSRGGIYWVATAAGAPRPESPEIQLSLLRRWYTGWPAPIADLLDATDPADLVQQEIRELRPLPRTYGFPTGPGGAVLLGDAAHAMPPHLGQGACLAFEDAATLAALLRESRLPDAVVAYDRIRRPRVAATVRQTRRMSAVLQARGRLALRARDAVLGALTPRLLGSAGTTADQWRPPS; this is encoded by the coding sequence ATGCGTAGCGCGGTCGTGGTCGGCGCCGGTGTCGGCGGCCTTGCGGTCGCGGGCGCGTTGGCGCGCTCCGGCTGGCAGGTCACGCTGGTTGAGGGAGCTGACCGGATTCGTCCGGAACCCACCGCGGTGGTGCTCTGGCCCAACGGGGTGCGTGCACTGCGCGCCCTCGGCCTCGGGGCCGGGCTCGACGCGATCGCCACGCCGTTGGCGAGCAGCGGGGTGCGCCGGCCCGACGGCCACCAGTTGGTGCGGCCCCGCCCGGTCGCGGCGGACCGAAGCCCGGTGGTGGTGCACCAGGAGGACCTGCACGATGCGCTGATCGCCGGGCTGGGCGACGGCGTCGAGCTGCGGACCGGCGTGACCCTCCGTTCCATTCGCGCGGAGTCGGGCGCCCGCCCGTCGGTCGGTGACGGCCGGTATACCTACGAGGCGGACCTGGTGGTTGCTGCCGATGGCATCGACAGCGTGGCTCGCGCGCAGCTCGCACCGGAGGCGGCGGTGGTCAGCTGTGGCTCGGCCGCGTGGCGGGCGGTGATCCCGTGGTACCGGGCGCCCCAACTCCCCGCCGACCTGCCGCCGACCGGGGAGATCCTCGGTGCCGGGTACCGCTTCATCTACGTGTCGCTGGGCGAACGGGGTTCCTCCGGGGCTTCCAGCCGCGGCGGGATCTACTGGGTGGCCACCGCCGCCGGTGCGCCCCGGCCAGAGTCGCCGGAGATCCAGCTCTCCCTGCTGCGTCGCTGGTACACCGGCTGGCCCGCACCGATCGCCGACCTGCTCGACGCCACCGACCCGGCAGACCTGGTCCAGCAGGAGATCCGCGAGCTGCGTCCGTTGCCCCGCACGTACGGCTTCCCCACCGGTCCCGGTGGGGCGGTGCTGCTCGGTGACGCCGCACACGCCATGCCCCCGCACCTGGGGCAGGGGGCCTGCCTCGCCTTCGAGGACGCCGCCACCCTGGCCGCGCTGCTCCGCGAGTCCCGGTTGCCGGACGCGGTCGTCGCCTACGACCGGATCCGACGGCCCCGGGTGGCGGCGACGGTCCGGCAGACCCGACGGATGTCGGCGGTGCTCCAGGCCCGTGGTCGTCTCGCGCTCCGCGCCCGCGACGCTGTCCTCGGCGCCCTCACCCCCCGACTGCTGGGCAGCGCCGGCACGACCGCCGACCAGTGGCGCCCCCCGTCCTGA
- the lgt gene encoding prolipoprotein diacylglyceryl transferase: MTLASQTPLAALPSPTTAVWQLGPVPIRAYALCILVGIVVACWVTERRLRQRGVAPGAVLDIAVWAVPAGIIGARIYHVISSPEKYFGTGGEPLKVFAIWEGGLGIWGAVAGGALGAWYAARQLGIPFAVVADALAPGLPLAQAIGRLGNWFNNELYGGRTTLPWGLEIHRMDPETGQALRDDAGKPILEAGLYHPTFAYEALWNLGVAALVFLLDRRLKLGRGRAFALYVLGYTAGRFWIEMIRTDEANTILGVRLNVWTAAVVFLAALIYFVRVRGPREYLIPIRAVPTSAPESDVSQVDLTAREANAQPAAPEGYQVVGEEQFRHWQETGEAPPGPESGSSGDDRPADQPVDATRPVDHRDS; the protein is encoded by the coding sequence GTGACCCTCGCCTCGCAGACCCCTTTGGCGGCCCTGCCCAGTCCGACCACCGCGGTGTGGCAGCTGGGCCCGGTGCCGATTCGTGCATACGCGCTTTGCATTCTCGTCGGCATCGTGGTGGCCTGCTGGGTCACCGAGCGGCGCCTGCGCCAGCGTGGGGTGGCGCCGGGGGCGGTGCTCGACATCGCCGTGTGGGCGGTGCCGGCGGGCATCATCGGTGCCCGGATCTACCACGTGATCTCCTCACCAGAGAAGTACTTCGGCACCGGTGGAGAGCCGCTGAAGGTGTTCGCCATCTGGGAGGGGGGGCTCGGTATCTGGGGTGCCGTGGCCGGTGGCGCGCTTGGTGCGTGGTATGCCGCCCGTCAGCTCGGTATTCCGTTCGCCGTGGTGGCGGATGCTCTCGCCCCGGGACTGCCGCTGGCCCAGGCGATTGGGCGGCTCGGCAACTGGTTCAACAACGAGCTCTACGGCGGGCGCACCACTCTGCCCTGGGGCCTGGAGATCCACCGGATGGACCCGGAGACGGGCCAGGCCCTGCGCGACGACGCCGGGAAGCCCATCCTCGAGGCGGGTCTCTACCATCCGACCTTCGCCTACGAGGCGCTGTGGAACCTGGGTGTGGCCGCCCTCGTCTTCCTCCTCGACCGGCGGCTGAAGCTGGGCCGTGGCCGAGCCTTCGCGCTCTACGTGCTGGGCTACACGGCCGGCCGGTTCTGGATCGAGATGATCCGCACCGACGAGGCGAACACGATCCTCGGCGTACGGCTGAACGTCTGGACCGCGGCGGTGGTCTTCCTCGCTGCGTTGATCTACTTCGTGCGGGTACGCGGACCGCGCGAGTACCTGATCCCGATCCGTGCGGTGCCGACCTCCGCCCCCGAGTCTGACGTGTCGCAGGTCGATCTCACTGCTCGCGAGGCGAACGCCCAGCCGGCGGCGCCGGAGGGCTATCAGGTCGTCGGCGAGGAGCAGTTCCGGCACTGGCAGGAGACGGGCGAGGCCCCGCCCGGGCCGGAGAGCGGGAGTTCCGGTGACGACCGGCCCGCCGACCAGCCGGTGGATGCCACCCGGCCTGTCGACCATCGCGACAGCTGA
- the trpA gene encoding tryptophan synthase subunit alpha, with translation MSRIGVAFDQARAEGRAVLVGCMPAGFPTVEGSIAAMTAMVEAGVDVIEVEIPYSDPVMDGPVIQRASDVALAGGVRVADTLRIVEAVAATGAPVVTMTYWNPVEQYGVDAFARDLAAAGGTGLITPDLIPDEAQEWLAASDAYGLDRTFLVSPSSTDARLHMTVEQCRGFVYATTIMGVTGARAQASAAAPVLVSRVRAVTDLPVGVGLGIGTGEQASTASSFADGVIVGSALIRRLLDAPNLPAGLTALRELSAELAAGVRTPAP, from the coding sequence GTGAGTCGCATCGGGGTCGCGTTCGACCAGGCTCGGGCCGAGGGCCGAGCCGTCCTGGTCGGCTGTATGCCCGCCGGGTTCCCGACCGTCGAGGGCAGCATCGCCGCGATGACCGCCATGGTCGAGGCGGGCGTGGACGTCATCGAGGTGGAGATTCCGTACTCTGATCCGGTGATGGACGGTCCGGTCATCCAACGGGCCAGTGATGTCGCCCTGGCCGGCGGTGTCCGAGTCGCCGACACGCTGCGCATCGTCGAGGCGGTCGCCGCCACCGGCGCGCCCGTGGTGACGATGACCTACTGGAACCCGGTCGAGCAGTACGGCGTTGACGCCTTCGCCCGGGATCTCGCCGCAGCGGGCGGCACCGGGCTGATCACGCCCGACCTGATTCCCGACGAGGCGCAGGAGTGGCTGGCCGCCTCCGACGCGTACGGGCTGGACCGGACCTTCCTCGTCTCGCCCTCCTCCACTGACGCTCGGCTGCACATGACCGTCGAGCAGTGCCGGGGGTTCGTGTACGCGACTACGATCATGGGAGTCACGGGGGCCCGTGCGCAGGCCTCGGCGGCGGCTCCGGTGCTGGTGTCCCGCGTCCGGGCGGTCACCGACCTGCCGGTCGGCGTTGGCCTCGGGATCGGCACCGGAGAGCAGGCCAGTACGGCTTCCTCGTTCGCTGACGGTGTCATCGTCGGCAGTGCCCTCATCCGCCGCCTGCTCGATGCTCCGAATCTGCCGGCGGGCCTGACCGCCCTGCGTGAGCTGAGCGCCGAACTCGCCGCTGGCGTCCGGACTCCGGCCCCCTGA
- the trpB gene encoding tryptophan synthase subunit beta — translation MSVHTPAVTAHYPDATGHFGRFGGRFVPEALVAALDELDDAWRTAMGDEPFQTEFAALLRDYAGAPSLLYTARRLSAKIGAQVLLKREDLNHTGAHKVRNVLGQALLTKRMGKRRVIAETGAGQHGVATATAAALFDLECVVYMGEVDTQRQALNVARMRMLGATVVPVTTGSRTLKDAMNEAMRDWVANVDSTHYLIGTAAGPHPFPALVRDFVRGIGDEARQQCLDLVGALPDAVTACVGGGSNALGVFHAFVDDPSVRLYGFEAGGDGPATGRHAASITGGTSGVLHGTRTYVLQDADGQTIESHSISAGLDYPGVGPEHAWLHDTGRATYRPVTDADAMAAFELLCRTEGIIPAIESSHALAGTVAIAPELAAELGREPVVVVNLSGRGDKDVHTAGGYFGVLDKE, via the coding sequence ATGAGCGTCCACACGCCCGCTGTTACCGCCCATTATCCGGACGCCACCGGCCATTTCGGCCGTTTCGGCGGCCGGTTCGTCCCCGAGGCCCTGGTGGCCGCGTTGGACGAGCTCGACGACGCCTGGCGTACCGCGATGGGGGACGAGCCGTTCCAGACCGAGTTCGCCGCCCTGCTTCGCGACTACGCCGGCGCCCCCTCGTTGCTCTACACCGCCCGGCGCCTCTCCGCCAAGATTGGCGCCCAGGTGCTGTTGAAGCGGGAGGACCTCAACCACACCGGGGCGCACAAGGTGCGCAACGTGCTCGGCCAGGCGTTGTTGACGAAGCGGATGGGCAAGCGGCGCGTCATCGCCGAGACTGGCGCCGGTCAGCACGGGGTGGCCACCGCCACCGCTGCCGCCCTGTTCGATCTCGAGTGTGTGGTCTACATGGGTGAGGTGGACACCCAACGGCAGGCGCTGAACGTGGCGCGCATGCGGATGCTGGGCGCCACCGTGGTGCCGGTCACCACCGGGTCACGCACCCTCAAGGACGCGATGAACGAGGCGATGCGGGACTGGGTTGCCAACGTCGACAGCACCCACTACCTGATCGGTACGGCCGCCGGCCCGCACCCCTTCCCCGCCCTGGTCCGCGACTTCGTCCGCGGCATCGGCGACGAGGCCCGCCAGCAGTGTCTTGACCTGGTCGGTGCGCTGCCCGACGCGGTCACCGCCTGCGTCGGCGGCGGCTCCAACGCGCTCGGTGTCTTCCACGCCTTCGTCGACGACCCGAGCGTGCGCCTGTACGGCTTCGAAGCCGGCGGGGACGGGCCGGCGACCGGTCGGCACGCGGCCAGCATCACTGGTGGCACTTCGGGGGTGCTGCACGGGACCCGGACCTACGTGCTTCAGGACGCCGACGGTCAGACCATCGAGTCGCACTCGATCTCGGCCGGATTGGACTACCCGGGGGTCGGGCCGGAACATGCCTGGCTGCACGACACGGGCCGGGCGACGTACCGGCCGGTGACCGACGCCGACGCGATGGCCGCCTTCGAACTGCTCTGCCGGACCGAGGGCATCATCCCCGCGATCGAGAGTTCGCATGCGCTGGCCGGCACGGTCGCGATCGCCCCGGAACTCGCCGCCGAGTTGGGCCGGGAGCCGGTCGTGGTGGTCAACCTCTCCGGCCGTGGCGACAAGGACGTGCACACCGCCGGGGGGTACTTCGGCGTCCTTGACAAGGAGTGA
- the trpC gene encoding indole-3-glycerol phosphate synthase TrpC has protein sequence MLDEILAGVREDVARRQEQVPLERIRELAAAAPPPLDAYAALRRPGVAVVAEVKRSSPSKGQLAEIADPSDLASDYAAGGARAISVLTEGRWFGGSLDDLAAVRAAVDVPVLRKDFVVSSYQVHEARAHGADLVLLIVAALEQKVLVGLLERIESLGMTALVEVHDEEEADRALEAGAQVIGVNARDLRTLEVDRSVFERIAPGLPSSVVKIAESGVRGPHDLIRYASAGADAVLVGEGLVTQKSPREAVAELVNAGNHPATPRPVR, from the coding sequence GTGCTCGATGAGATTCTGGCCGGAGTACGCGAGGATGTGGCTCGGCGGCAGGAGCAGGTCCCGCTGGAGCGCATTCGAGAGCTGGCTGCCGCGGCCCCGCCACCGCTGGACGCGTACGCGGCCCTGCGTCGGCCCGGCGTGGCGGTGGTCGCCGAGGTGAAGCGTTCCTCGCCGTCCAAGGGGCAGCTGGCCGAGATCGCCGACCCGTCCGATCTGGCCAGCGACTACGCCGCCGGTGGTGCCCGGGCGATCAGCGTGCTCACCGAGGGGCGCTGGTTCGGTGGTTCGCTGGATGATCTCGCTGCCGTCCGTGCCGCGGTTGATGTTCCGGTCCTGCGGAAGGACTTCGTGGTCTCCAGCTACCAGGTACACGAGGCGCGGGCGCACGGCGCCGATCTGGTGCTGCTGATCGTGGCGGCGTTGGAGCAGAAGGTGTTGGTCGGCTTGCTTGAGCGAATCGAGTCGCTGGGCATGACCGCGTTGGTCGAGGTGCACGACGAGGAGGAGGCGGACCGGGCGTTGGAGGCGGGTGCCCAGGTGATCGGGGTCAACGCTCGCGACCTGCGTACGCTGGAGGTCGACCGTTCGGTCTTCGAACGGATCGCGCCCGGCCTGCCCAGCAGCGTCGTCAAGATCGCTGAGTCGGGAGTGCGCGGGCCTCACGACCTCATCCGGTACGCGTCGGCCGGTGCCGACGCGGTTTTGGTCGGCGAGGGCCTGGTTACCCAGAAGAGTCCCCGTGAGGCGGTGGCCGAGTTGGTCAACGCCGGTAACCACCCGGCGACACCCCGTCCGGTGCGCTGA
- a CDS encoding Trp biosynthesis-associated membrane protein: MSARDEVSPERHQAGRRELVYAMLLGVAGAGLSMWAVTRAWVVELAPRPAPLPPLRAARTGAELLPWLPALALVALAGWGAVLATRGRVRRLLGGVLTGLAVALAAGGGYGLLAGFTGAVSRQWPLLCLLGGGCAAAAGVLTAARGDRWSVMGARYERSAGPATGPAQGRSARDAWDALDRGADPTED; the protein is encoded by the coding sequence GTGAGCGCCCGGGATGAGGTAAGCCCGGAACGGCACCAGGCCGGCCGGCGGGAACTGGTCTACGCCATGCTTCTCGGGGTAGCCGGAGCGGGTTTGTCGATGTGGGCGGTGACCCGGGCCTGGGTGGTCGAGCTGGCGCCCCGCCCCGCCCCGTTGCCACCGCTCCGTGCTGCCCGCACCGGTGCGGAGCTGCTTCCCTGGCTGCCCGCACTGGCCCTGGTCGCGCTCGCCGGATGGGGCGCGGTGCTGGCCACCCGGGGGCGGGTACGGCGGCTTCTGGGCGGCGTGCTGACCGGGCTTGCCGTGGCGTTGGCGGCTGGTGGCGGATATGGCCTGCTCGCGGGGTTCACCGGCGCGGTCAGTCGGCAGTGGCCGCTGCTCTGCCTGCTCGGCGGTGGGTGCGCCGCGGCTGCCGGCGTGCTGACCGCGGCCCGGGGAGACCGATGGTCGGTGATGGGCGCTCGGTACGAGCGGTCGGCGGGGCCGGCGACCGGCCCGGCGCAGGGCCGGAGTGCCCGCGACGCGTGGGACGCGTTGGATCGGGGTGCGGATCCGACGGAAGACTGA